A genomic region of Alligator mississippiensis isolate rAllMis1 chromosome 4, rAllMis1, whole genome shotgun sequence contains the following coding sequences:
- the LOC132250052 gene encoding LOW QUALITY PROTEIN: uncharacterized protein LOC132250052 (The sequence of the model RefSeq protein was modified relative to this genomic sequence to represent the inferred CDS: deleted 2 bases in 1 codon), giving the protein MALAAVCPVTTTCQATDPPSAACATTYRARTQTELQELYEELKIKPEETLAVWMGRLVVEFGSDLLDLEEASFLIRRASWSGGHATDINTVTFNAHWPILLPALAAGQVGHQPGKAKNADPVKIQLFPGAQPPCVKQYPMRMEARKGLKPLVERFLEYGLLRECTSAFNTPILPVKKPKSNEYRFVQDLRAVNKVVVSIYPVVPNPYTLLSALNPDHNWFTVIDLKDAFFCIPVERGSQEIFAFEWEDPDTSIKTQLCWTVLPQGFKNSPTLFGNELSKDLRRLKLPLSCALLQYVDDLLLTATTEANCLEGTICLLNFLGQQGYRVSRNKMQPISQKVTYLGFELQPGQRALLPERKEAICRLAPPITKKQLRGFLGAVGFCRIWIPNFGVIAKPLYEATHGDEKVLKWTEECEQAFCQLKQALIEVPALGLPDMSKPFSLFVHDRGGVAVGVLTQKLGSWQRPVAYFSKKLDFVSCGWPACLRAVAATCLLIQEAEKLTLGHEMIVYVPHAVLTILEQKGGNWLTPGRMAQYQAILLDKPEIKLAISRTVNPATLLPSMGDTPDLVHDCLQTLEAVYSSRPNLRDRPLEKADLEFYTDGSSSMENGIRKSGYAIVTTRNVIEAGPLNPSVSTQKAELIAMTRALQLAANKTVNIYTDSKYVFLVLHAHGALWRERGLLDSKGTDIKHSKQIKALLKAVWEPKEVAVMHCKAHKKKNDPSTKGNRFADATAKKAAKRPQTDLLPEVSNLLPLLPDLYQPVTPQYGERDKQLIREFQAKEGEHGWLVAKDGRIIIPAAWVHVVVKRAHHGTHYGPRALVRWMSHYVTGVGLREAAKKVSETCEVCQRNNPKGGRKETSGHQRIGNGPGEEWQVDFTELPRQQGMRYLLVFVDTFSNWVECFPCRTAQAREVVKALLREIIPRFGLPKGIGSDNGPHFIAQITQKVSEFLGISWHLHTPWRPQSSGKVERMNQTLKRHLAKICQEARLKWPEALPLSLLRVRVAPHSKLGLSPFEIMYGKPYPLSLPMGTEQQLHVLGEGMIREYVRSLVSVLSSIHQQVWDVLQTQNQSPAPENRLLPGSYALVKDWNEEPLRARWKGPYRVLLTTPTAAKLEGIKTWIHSSRLKPVAEPEQEETPANSGTGGREQWKVEPIRDLKFLFKRKEL; this is encoded by the exons gtcaccaaccCGGGaaagctaaaaatgctgaccctgtgaagattcaactttttccaggggcccagcctccatgtgtgaaacaatatccaatgcggatggaagccaggaaaggactgaagccgttagttgaacggttcctggagtatggccttctccgtgaatgtacatcagcttttaacacacccatcttgcctgtgaagaagcctaagagtaatgaatatcgtttcgtccaagacttgagagctgtaaataaagtggttgtgagtatatacccggtcgtgcctaatccgtacaccttgctatctgctttgaacccagatcataactggtttacggttattgatttaaaagatgctttcttctgtataccggtagagaggggatctcaggaaatatttgcatttgaatgggaagacccagatactagcattaagactcagttgtgctggactgttttaccccaaggatttaaaaacagcccaaccctattcggcaatgaattaagcaaggatttacgcaggctaaaattgccactgtcctgtgctcttttgcaatatgtggatgacttgcttttaacagccaccactgaagcaaactgcctggaaggaacaatttgcctccttaattttctgggtcaacaaggatatcgggtatccagaaataaaatgcagcccatatcccagaaagtaacatacttgggatttgaattacagcctggtcagagagccctgttgcctgaaagaaaagaagctatatgccggctggcacccccaataacaaagaaacaactacgaggatttttaggtgcagtaggtttttgcaggatttggattccaaattttggggttattgcaaaacctctgtatgaagcaacacacggagatgaaaaggtgctcaaatggactgaagagtgtgagcaagcattctgccagttaaagcaagCTCTCATTGAAgtacccgccttaggactaccggacatgagtaagcctttttccctttttgtgcatgaccgaggtggggtagccgtgggagtcttaacacagaaattgggtagctggcaacgaccagtggcatatttttcaaaaaaattagactttgtgtcatgtggatggcctgcttgtctccgggctgttgctgctacctgtctgctaatacaagaagctgaaaaattaaccctaggccatgaaatgattgtatatgtgcctcacgcagtacttacaatcctggaacagaaaggagggaactggttaactccgggacgaatggctcaatatcaggccatcctcctagataagcctgaaataaaattggccatttctcgcactgtaaatccagcaacactgttgccatctatgggtgacacaccagatcttgtgcatgattgtttgcaaacattggaagctgtttattcttcaagaccaaatttgagagaccgacctcttgaaaaagctgacctggagttttacactgatggcagctcgagtatggagaatggaattcgaaaatccggatacgctatcgtgactacacggaatgtgatagaagcaggacctttaaacccatctgtttcaactcaaaaggctgaactcattgctatgactcgggctttgcaattggcggccaacaaaactgtcaatatttatactgactctaaatatgttttccttgttttacatgctcacggagcgctatggagagagcggggtctacttgattcaaaaggaacagacattaagcatagcaagcagataaaagccctcctcaaggcagtctgggaaccaaaagaggtagcggtaatgcattgcaaagcacataaaaaaaaaaatgatccctctacaaaaggtaatcgatttgctgacgctacagcaaagaaagcagctaaaagacctcagacagacttgctgcccgaagtaagtaatctgttacctctcctcccagacttataccagcctgtgacaccacagtacggggaaagagacaaacaattgataagagagtttcaagcaaaggagggggagcacgggtggctagtagcaaaggatggccgcattatcatcccagctgcctgggttcatgtggtagtgaagagagctcatcatggcacccactatggacccagggccctggtaaggtggatgagtcactatgtaactggagtgggattaagagaggctgccaagaaggtatcagagacatgtgaggtctgccagagaaataacccaaaaggagggagaaaagaaacttcaggacatcagagaataggcaatgggccaggagaagaatggcaggtggattttactgagttaccccggcaacaggggatgaggtat ctccttgtctttgtggacactttctctaattgggttgagtgcttcccatgtcggactgcccaagcccgagaggtggtcaaggcactcctacgagaaatcatacctcgcttcggacttccaaaaggaatagggtcagacaatggcccacatttcattgcacaaattactcagaaggtttctgagttcctgggaatcagctggcatttacacaccccttggagaccccagtccagtggaaaagtggaacgtatgaatcagaccttaaaaagacaccttgcaaagatttgccaagaagctcgactcaaatggccagaggccctacccttgtccctgttacgagtaagggtcgcaccacattctaaattgggattaagcccatttgagataatgtatggtaagccttaccctctgagtctgcccatgggtactgaacaacagttacatgttttaggagagggaatgattagagaatatgtaaggtctttggtttctgttttgtcttccatccatcagcaggtatgggacgtgctgcagacacagaaccagtctcctgccccggaaaatcgattattacctgggagttacgctcttgtgaaagattggaatgaggaaccacttcgagccagatggaagggcccatatagagtacttttaacgaccccgacggcagcaaagcttgaaggaatcaagacttggatacattccagtcgcctaaagccggtggctgaaccagaacaagaagaaactcctgcaaactccgggaccggaggcagagaacagtggaaggtggagccaataagggacttaaaattcctattcaaaagaaaggaactttga